CGGTGGTAGCAACTCCAGCGTTTCCATCGAGCTGCCCCGGCACAGCCTTGTAAATTCGGCTTATATTGACCTCGAGGGAAAACCCAAGTCCTTCGGCTCTTACTTAGGATTCCTTGACTTCTCCATCGGCACGGATGCCTTCGCCTACGACGGCTCCACGACTACCGTTCCTCCCAAATCCAAACCAATCAACATGGAGGGCCAGAACATCACAACCGACCGAGGTCTAAAGAGCAGCGATAACAGCAGAGTTGCCTCAAAGGCCCCGAGTGCTGTCCCCTACCACCTTTTCGAGTTCGACGTGGGCGATATCCAGCTGAGCAATTTCTATTTCACATGGGAGGGTTATGGGGTGGTCTACCCCGACAATGCGGACGACCCCTACACAGCGATGGAGATATACGTCTACCACTGCGCCACCGAGACATGGAAGAAAACCGACAGTTACTATTACAAGGGCGACCCGAAGCCCGACTACGTCCTCCACGCCGGCGTCTCCTCGGGCGCCCAGGACTACCCAGACAGCCGAGGCCGGCTCTGCTTCCTAGCAGTCGTCACTCCACCCGTTTCAGGCTCCTACACATCATACATGGAGACCGACTATGTGTCTCTCGAATTCAACGGCACAAAGATGCTCTACCCCGAGAACCTGAAGCTGGACCTGAAGGGCGACGGAACCGTCGAGTGGCAGAGGAGCGGACGCCTGAAAGGGATGGTGAATTTCACAGGGAATGTCTTCACCAATGCGCTTCAGGCGATTCTCGACGCCTCTCCCCCAGGCAACGTAAAAATACCGCTGAAGTTCACATCGGAAAAGGGCGGCATCCTGGTCGTCTCGAACCTGAGCATCGAGTACACCCTCAAAAACCTTCCACCTGAGGCCAAGGGAACCCCTCCCGCTTACAACATTAATGAGGACGAAAATGTAACCGCGCTTATAGACCTCTGGAATTGGTTCAAGGACGACGCAGGCGTCGAGAACCTGTCATTCTCAATCATTTATGAATCTGACAGCACCAAGCTCCACGCAGCGATCAACTCGGACGGCCATCATGTCGATGTTTTCACCATGACCGAGAACTGGTACGGCACCCAGCGCTTCCGTGTGCGCGCGACCGATATCGAGAGCCTGAGCGCTCAGCTCGACTTCACTGTCAACGTGCTCCCGGTCAACGACCCGCCCCGGCTCAGGGGCTCCGTGACCCTCACGGCATATCAGGGAGTGAGGTTCGAGCACGTCTTTTCGGCCACCGACGCTGACCTAGGCATAGACCCTGTTGAGACCCTCTCCTTTAGCACGAACACGAGCCTCTTCACCCTCGACCCGGAGACCGGCCTCGCCACATTCACACCATCCAACTCCGATGTTGGAATCCATTACTTCAGTGTCACCGTTACCGATGCCTACGGCGCCTCGGACACCCGCAACGGCTCCCTGAGGGTGGAGAACGTGAACGACCCCCCCTCCATTGTCCGGGTCCCCGACCAGACCGCCACGGAGGACCAGCCCTTCGAGCTCATCCTCACCGTCACGGACCCGGACCTGAGCATAGGAATGGATGAGCTCGTATTTGAGGACAGCACACCCCTCTTTGACGTTTCACAGGACGGGAGGATAGCCTTCACCCCGACCAACAAAGAGGTCGGCATCCATTCCGTCAGCGTCTCCGTGACAGACATCGGGGGTCTGAAGGCCTGGGCCAACTTCACCATCACCGTTGTCAATGTCAACGACCCCCCGCGTCTGGAGCAGATACCCGACCAGACGGTGGAGGAGGAGGGCGAGCTCCTCCTGAGAGCCATTGCCTCAGACGAGGATCGGGATGACGTTCTGAAGTTCTCGACGAGCGACCCGCTGGTCAAAATCAACTCCACGGGCTGGATATCCTACAGGCCAACACAGAAGGAGGTTGGAGTGCATCAGGTCAGGGTTACCGTAACAGACGCCGCCGGTGAGAGCGCCACGGTGACATTCAATATAACTGTGTTGAATGTGAACGACCCGCCGCGGATGGTCCGCATCCTGAGCCCCCCCACCCGCGCGGTCTTCAAGCAGGGGGAGGAAATCAACTTCACCGGCGACGCCTTGGACGAGGACGGCGACGAGCTCAGCTTCAGCTGGTATCTCGACAGCGAGCTCATCGGCACCGGCGCCTTCTTCAGAACATCCGGGCTCAAGCCGGGCACCTACAACGTCACGCTCAAAGTCGACGACGGCTCGGGCCCCGTGGCCTCCGACCCAGTCCAGATAACGGTTGTGAAAAAACAGAAGCCGGTCCAGAGCACACCGGGTGGTCCCC
This Thermoplasmata archaeon DNA region includes the following protein-coding sequences:
- a CDS encoding tandem-95 repeat protein, translated to MISVRSLSAALALLIVASAGLVSGGEELNKFSGGLTSVAITFPEDGGSNSSVSIELPRHSLVNSAYIDLEGKPKSFGSYLGFLDFSIGTDAFAYDGSTTTVPPKSKPINMEGQNITTDRGLKSSDNSRVASKAPSAVPYHLFEFDVGDIQLSNFYFTWEGYGVVYPDNADDPYTAMEIYVYHCATETWKKTDSYYYKGDPKPDYVLHAGVSSGAQDYPDSRGRLCFLAVVTPPVSGSYTSYMETDYVSLEFNGTKMLYPENLKLDLKGDGTVEWQRSGRLKGMVNFTGNVFTNALQAILDASPPGNVKIPLKFTSEKGGILVVSNLSIEYTLKNLPPEAKGTPPAYNINEDENVTALIDLWNWFKDDAGVENLSFSIIYESDSTKLHAAINSDGHHVDVFTMTENWYGTQRFRVRATDIESLSAQLDFTVNVLPVNDPPRLRGSVTLTAYQGVRFEHVFSATDADLGIDPVETLSFSTNTSLFTLDPETGLATFTPSNSDVGIHYFSVTVTDAYGASDTRNGSLRVENVNDPPSIVRVPDQTATEDQPFELILTVTDPDLSIGMDELVFEDSTPLFDVSQDGRIAFTPTNKEVGIHSVSVSVTDIGGLKAWANFTITVVNVNDPPRLEQIPDQTVEEEGELLLRAIASDEDRDDVLKFSTSDPLVKINSTGWISYRPTQKEVGVHQVRVTVTDAAGESATVTFNITVLNVNDPPRMVRILSPPTRAVFKQGEEINFTGDALDEDGDELSFSWYLDSELIGTGAFFRTSGLKPGTYNVTLKVDDGSGPVASDPVQITVVKKQKPVQSTPGGPLPGFDTVLVALALLAALVGWRAAGCKE